One region of Armigeres subalbatus isolate Guangzhou_Male chromosome 3, GZ_Asu_2, whole genome shotgun sequence genomic DNA includes:
- the LOC134220609 gene encoding uncharacterized protein LOC134220609 isoform X2: MPIRCSVPNCVVFVNKNFRIPVVDVRSSGQYQKLLELRRLKWVQNCQLPADPAPHHRVCSRHFVSGKPANPNSIDNVDWVPTINLPPMLREYSLLANGTIVIKNEQLLTAEVGIEENDNKQDVIQHCTTVYGVPSASLNYSGSFEPKRRSSSGRTMLPCRVCGQNIPDEPALADSFTNHARVYMELISVELHDHEVPEQLRICQDCKNKLYDFKKFRENCVQVHWGLVKVKAEPVCVKQESDKDSFLYDALATSSVDSISTAQPSDDLAEENNDDQNDKSSEHMSASSNEYYSYSSSEEEPTILPTRATEMQTTMQNESIIYKRKKIFPSKLDCLCPRRCADKFKEQDMEQLFERFWKSKEEDYQKPIIIEYVQCVEADSHRKRTVQGTRPNRADVCLYHFPSEGKLERVCHKYFFGILQISTGKVNKYLGRKSQ, encoded by the exons ATGCCTATAAGATGCAGCGTTCCGAATTGTGTTGTTTtcgttaataaaaatttcagaattCCGGTGGTCGATGTCCGCTCGAGTGggcaatatcaaaaacttttggAACTTCGTCGTTTGAAATGGGTACAAAACTGTCAGCTACCAGCTGACCCAGCACCGCACCATCGAGTTTGTAGTCGCCACTTCGTATCCGGCAAACCTGCTAATCCAAATAGCATCGACAATGTCGATTGGGTGCCAACTATTAATCTCCCCCCGATGCTACGTGAATATTCTCTCCTGGCGAATGGAACGATTGTCATAAA GAATGAGCAGCTCCTTACAGCTGAAGTCGGTATCGAAGAAAACGATAATAAGCAGGATGttattcaacattgcactaCCGTATATGGTGTGCCATCGGCATCATtgaattactctgggagttttGAACCCAAAAGAAGAAGCAGTTCTGGAAG AACAATGTTACCTTGCCGAGTGTGTGGCCAGAATATTCCAGACGAACCAGCATTGGCCGATAGCTTTACGAATCATGCTCGCGTTTACATGGAGTTAATTTCGGTTGAG CTTCATGATCACGAAGTTCCAGAACAGCTTAGAATTTGTCAGGATTGCAAGAACAAACTATACGACTTTAAAAAGTTTCGGGAGAACTGTGTACAAGTGCACTGGGGATTAGTAAAAGTG AAAGCGGAACCAGTATGTGTTAAACAGGAAAGTGATAAGGATTCGTTTCTGTATGATGCTCTAGCTACCTCGAGTGTCGATTCTATTAGTACCGCACAGCCTTCGGACGATTTGGCAGAAGAAAACAATGATGACCAAAACGATAAGTCTTCTGAACAT ATGAGCGCGTCATCAAATGAATATTATTCATATTCGTCCTCTGAAGAAGAGCCAACAATTTTGCCTACACGCGCAACAGAAATGCAGACCACAATGCAGAATGAAAGCATAATAtataaaaggaaaaaaatatttccatcaAAATTGGACTGCCTCTGTCCACGAAGATGTGCGGACAAATTTAAGGAGCAAGATATGGAGCAATTATTCGAGAGATTTTGGAAATCAAAAGAAGAGGACTATCAAAAGCCAATAATTATAGAGTATGTCCAATGCGTTGAGGCGGATAGTCATCGAAAGCGCACGGTGCAAGGGACTCGACCGAATCGAGCTGACGTTTGTTTGTACCATTTTCCTTCGGAAGGCAAGCTCGAAAGAGTTTGCCATAAAtacttttttggaattttaCAAATCAGCACCGGAAAGGTTAACAAGTACCTCGGCAGAAAAAGTCAATAA
- the LOC134220609 gene encoding uncharacterized protein LOC134220609 isoform X1: MPIRCSVPNCVVFVNKNFRIPVVDVRSSGQYQKLLELRRLKWVQNCQLPADPAPHHRVCSRHFVSGKPANPNSIDNVDWVPTINLPPMLREYSLLANGTIVIKNEQLLTAEVGIEENDNKQDVIQHCTTVYGVPSASLNYSGSFEPKRRSSSGRTMLPCRVCGQNIPDEPALADSFTNHARVYMELISVELHDHEVPEQLRICQDCKNKLYDFKKFRENCVQVHWGLVKVKAEPVCVKQESDKDSFLYDALATSSVDSISTAQPSDDLAEENNDDQNDKSSEHSFQMSASSNEYYSYSSSEEEPTILPTRATEMQTTMQNESIIYKRKKIFPSKLDCLCPRRCADKFKEQDMEQLFERFWKSKEEDYQKPIIIEYVQCVEADSHRKRTVQGTRPNRADVCLYHFPSEGKLERVCHKYFFGILQISTGKVNKYLGRKSQ, from the exons ATGCCTATAAGATGCAGCGTTCCGAATTGTGTTGTTTtcgttaataaaaatttcagaattCCGGTGGTCGATGTCCGCTCGAGTGggcaatatcaaaaacttttggAACTTCGTCGTTTGAAATGGGTACAAAACTGTCAGCTACCAGCTGACCCAGCACCGCACCATCGAGTTTGTAGTCGCCACTTCGTATCCGGCAAACCTGCTAATCCAAATAGCATCGACAATGTCGATTGGGTGCCAACTATTAATCTCCCCCCGATGCTACGTGAATATTCTCTCCTGGCGAATGGAACGATTGTCATAAA GAATGAGCAGCTCCTTACAGCTGAAGTCGGTATCGAAGAAAACGATAATAAGCAGGATGttattcaacattgcactaCCGTATATGGTGTGCCATCGGCATCATtgaattactctgggagttttGAACCCAAAAGAAGAAGCAGTTCTGGAAG AACAATGTTACCTTGCCGAGTGTGTGGCCAGAATATTCCAGACGAACCAGCATTGGCCGATAGCTTTACGAATCATGCTCGCGTTTACATGGAGTTAATTTCGGTTGAG CTTCATGATCACGAAGTTCCAGAACAGCTTAGAATTTGTCAGGATTGCAAGAACAAACTATACGACTTTAAAAAGTTTCGGGAGAACTGTGTACAAGTGCACTGGGGATTAGTAAAAGTG AAAGCGGAACCAGTATGTGTTAAACAGGAAAGTGATAAGGATTCGTTTCTGTATGATGCTCTAGCTACCTCGAGTGTCGATTCTATTAGTACCGCACAGCCTTCGGACGATTTGGCAGAAGAAAACAATGATGACCAAAACGATAAGTCTTCTGAACAT TCATTTCAGATGAGCGCGTCATCAAATGAATATTATTCATATTCGTCCTCTGAAGAAGAGCCAACAATTTTGCCTACACGCGCAACAGAAATGCAGACCACAATGCAGAATGAAAGCATAATAtataaaaggaaaaaaatatttccatcaAAATTGGACTGCCTCTGTCCACGAAGATGTGCGGACAAATTTAAGGAGCAAGATATGGAGCAATTATTCGAGAGATTTTGGAAATCAAAAGAAGAGGACTATCAAAAGCCAATAATTATAGAGTATGTCCAATGCGTTGAGGCGGATAGTCATCGAAAGCGCACGGTGCAAGGGACTCGACCGAATCGAGCTGACGTTTGTTTGTACCATTTTCCTTCGGAAGGCAAGCTCGAAAGAGTTTGCCATAAAtacttttttggaattttaCAAATCAGCACCGGAAAGGTTAACAAGTACCTCGGCAGAAAAAGTCAATAA